In Paraburkholderia phenazinium, the following are encoded in one genomic region:
- a CDS encoding response regulator transcription factor encodes MRIALIEPDVRHAELVDRLIFAGGHTCQHFIASTPFLASASSHFFDLLLTDSWAGDRPAEDVIPRARGILPSLPVIMLMSSPRESEIVAALHAGADDCLTKPVRGPEMLARVEALLRRAGLRRPPNRRRDVFGGYVFDAAHFTVTFHGQTVALTPKEFRFALLLFNNVSRPVSRVHILETIWTRQRDVRSRTLDTHASRVRTKLQLRPEHGYCLTPLYGYGYQLDAVPPEGGAGG; translated from the coding sequence ATGCGAATCGCCCTCATCGAGCCGGACGTGCGGCACGCGGAACTGGTCGACCGGCTCATCTTCGCCGGCGGCCATACCTGTCAGCATTTCATTGCCAGCACGCCGTTTCTCGCCAGCGCGTCCAGCCACTTCTTCGATCTCCTGCTGACCGATAGTTGGGCAGGCGACCGCCCCGCCGAAGACGTCATTCCCCGCGCCCGCGGCATTCTCCCCAGCCTTCCCGTCATCATGCTGATGTCGTCGCCACGCGAAAGCGAGATTGTCGCAGCATTGCACGCCGGTGCCGACGATTGTCTGACGAAACCGGTACGCGGTCCGGAAATGCTGGCCCGCGTCGAGGCCCTGCTGCGCCGCGCCGGTCTGCGCCGCCCGCCCAACCGCAGGCGCGACGTGTTCGGCGGCTACGTATTCGACGCCGCGCACTTTACCGTTACATTCCACGGACAGACAGTGGCACTAACCCCCAAGGAATTCCGTTTCGCGCTGCTACTATTCAATAATGTGTCGCGGCCGGTGTCGCGCGTCCACATCCTCGAGACAATATGGACGCGTCAGCGCGACGTAAGGTCGCGCACGCTCGACACGCACGCGTCGCGGGTGCGGACCAAATTGCAGTTGCGACCCGAGCACGGCTATTGCCTGACGCCGCTCTACGGCTACGGCTACCAGCTTGACGCGGTCCCGCCGGAGGGCGGCGCGGGCGGCTAA
- a CDS encoding cold-shock protein produces the protein METGTVKWFNDAKGFGFITPDGGGEDLFAHFSEIRTEGFKTLQENQKVTFEVKTGPKGKQAANIKPV, from the coding sequence ATGGAAACCGGTACCGTCAAGTGGTTCAATGACGCAAAGGGCTTTGGCTTCATCACTCCCGACGGCGGCGGCGAAGATCTGTTCGCGCATTTCTCGGAAATCCGCACGGAAGGCTTCAAGACGCTGCAAGAAAACCAAAAGGTTACGTTTGAAGTGAAGACGGGCCCGAAGGGCAAGCAAGCAGCTAACATCAAGCCGGTGTAA
- a CDS encoding aminopeptidase P family protein, which produces MNARLPETSSIPERIAHLRGAMAREGLAAYLVPSADPHLSEYLPGRWQGRQWLSGFTGSAGTLVVTDGFAGVWTDSRYWEQADAQLAGTGVELMKMMAGQQSQPHFEWLAQNLPAGSTVGVDGAVLGLAAARALTSALSARGVKLRTDVDLFDAIWLQRPTLPTETVFEHAAPHATVARSDKLEQIRRAMQEKGAQWHFVSTLDDLAWLFNLRGADVSYNPVFVAHALIGLERVSLFVAEGKVPRALAEALARDGIHVESYDKTADALAALPGGTTLLIDPRRITFGLLQSVPSTVKIVESVNPSTFLKSRKTEADAEHVRATMDQDGAALAEFFAWFEGALGRETMTELTVDERLTAARARRPDYISLSFATIAGFNANGAMPHYRATAASHSILEGNGLLLIDSGAQYLSGTTDITRVLPIGTLSDAQRRDCTLVLKGMMALSRARFPRGIRSPMLDSIARAPIWEAGADYGHGTGHGVGYFLNVHEGPQIISHYAPAEPWTAMEEGMITSVEPGIYRPGKWGVRIENLVLNRAAEKTEFGDFLKFETLTMCPIDTRCFDLSMLREDERAWLNAYHETVRARIAPHVSGEAKAWLETRTQAI; this is translated from the coding sequence ATGAATGCCCGACTTCCCGAAACCTCCTCTATTCCTGAGCGTATTGCTCACCTGCGCGGCGCGATGGCGCGCGAAGGCCTCGCGGCCTATCTGGTTCCGTCCGCCGATCCGCACCTGTCCGAATATTTGCCCGGACGCTGGCAAGGCCGGCAATGGTTATCGGGTTTTACCGGCTCGGCCGGCACGCTGGTCGTTACGGACGGCTTTGCCGGCGTCTGGACCGACAGCCGTTATTGGGAGCAGGCCGACGCGCAATTGGCCGGCACCGGCGTCGAATTGATGAAAATGATGGCCGGACAGCAGTCGCAACCGCACTTCGAATGGCTGGCGCAGAACCTGCCGGCCGGCAGCACCGTCGGTGTCGACGGCGCGGTGCTGGGTCTCGCCGCGGCCCGCGCGCTGACCTCGGCGTTGAGCGCGCGCGGCGTGAAGCTGCGCACGGATGTCGATCTGTTCGACGCAATCTGGCTCCAGCGTCCGACGCTGCCCACCGAAACGGTGTTCGAGCACGCTGCGCCGCATGCGACGGTCGCGCGCTCGGACAAGCTCGAGCAGATTCGCCGCGCGATGCAGGAAAAAGGCGCGCAATGGCACTTCGTTTCGACGCTCGACGACCTCGCGTGGCTGTTCAACCTGCGCGGCGCCGACGTCAGCTACAACCCGGTGTTCGTCGCGCATGCGCTGATCGGGCTGGAGCGCGTCTCGCTGTTCGTCGCCGAAGGCAAGGTGCCGCGCGCGCTGGCTGAAGCGCTCGCGCGCGACGGTATCCATGTCGAATCGTATGACAAGACGGCCGATGCGCTCGCCGCGCTGCCGGGCGGCACCACGCTGCTGATCGACCCGCGCCGGATCACGTTCGGTCTGCTGCAATCGGTGCCTTCCACGGTGAAGATCGTCGAGTCGGTGAATCCGTCCACCTTCCTCAAGTCGCGCAAGACCGAGGCGGACGCCGAACACGTGCGCGCCACCATGGACCAGGACGGCGCGGCGCTGGCCGAATTCTTCGCCTGGTTCGAAGGCGCACTGGGCCGCGAGACGATGACCGAACTCACCGTCGACGAACGCCTCACGGCGGCACGCGCGCGGCGTCCGGACTACATCTCGCTGAGCTTTGCGACCATCGCCGGCTTCAACGCGAACGGCGCGATGCCGCACTATCGCGCCACCGCCGCGTCGCACTCGATCCTCGAAGGCAACGGTCTGCTGCTGATCGATTCGGGCGCCCAATATTTGAGCGGCACGACCGACATCACGCGCGTCCTGCCTATCGGCACGCTGAGCGACGCGCAGCGGCGCGATTGCACGCTGGTGCTGAAAGGCATGATGGCGCTCTCGCGGGCGCGGTTTCCGCGCGGCATCCGCTCGCCGATGCTGGACTCGATCGCGCGTGCGCCGATCTGGGAAGCGGGCGCGGACTACGGTCACGGCACGGGGCATGGCGTCGGCTATTTCCTGAACGTGCACGAAGGCCCGCAGATCATTTCTCACTACGCGCCGGCTGAACCGTGGACGGCCATGGAAGAGGGCATGATCACCTCGGTCGAGCCGGGCATTTACCGGCCGGGTAAATGGGGCGTGCGGATCGAGAACCTGGTGCTCAACCGCGCGGCGGAAAAGACCGAGTTCGGCGATTTCCTGAAGTTCGAGACGCTCACGATGTGCCCGATCGATACGCGCTGCTTCGACCTGTCGATGCTGCGCGAGGACGAGCGCGCGTGGCTCAACGCGTATCACGAGACGGTGCGCGCACGCATTGCGCCGCATGTGTCGGGCGAGGCGAAGGCCTGGCTCGAAACGCGGACGCAAGCGATTTAA
- the hemA gene encoding glutamyl-tRNA reductase, with product MQLLTIGINHHTAPVALRERVAFPLEQIKPALATFKDIWLGATARTAPEAAILSTCNRTELYCATDDHAVREAAIQWFSRYHNLPVSELAPHVYALPQSEAVRHAFRVASGLDSMVLGETQIVGQMKDAVRTASEAGALGTYLNQLFQRTFAVAKEVRSTTEIGAQSVSMAAAAVRLAQRIFDKVANQRVLFIGAGEMIELCATHFAAQQPRELVVANRTAERGARLAERFNGRAIPLADLPARMHEFDIIVSCTASTLPIIGLGAVERAVKARRHRPIFMVDLAVPRDIEPEVGKLEDVFLYTVDDLGAIVREGNASRQAAVAQAEAIIETRVQNFMQWLDARSIVPVIRHMHTQADLLRRAEVERAQKALARGDDPAAVIEALSQALTNKLIHGPTHALNRASSENRDKLIELMGGFYKHSDSSER from the coding sequence ATGCAGCTTCTAACGATCGGAATCAATCACCACACCGCGCCCGTCGCCTTGCGCGAACGCGTGGCGTTTCCGCTCGAACAGATCAAGCCAGCGCTCGCGACCTTCAAGGACATCTGGCTCGGCGCCACCGCCCGGACCGCGCCTGAAGCGGCAATCCTCTCCACCTGCAACCGCACCGAGCTCTACTGCGCCACCGACGACCATGCGGTCCGCGAAGCGGCCATCCAGTGGTTCTCGCGCTATCACAACCTGCCGGTCAGCGAACTCGCGCCGCATGTGTACGCCTTGCCGCAGTCGGAAGCGGTGCGCCACGCGTTTCGGGTTGCGTCGGGGCTCGATTCCATGGTGCTCGGCGAGACGCAGATCGTCGGACAAATGAAGGATGCGGTGCGTACCGCGTCCGAAGCCGGCGCGCTCGGCACCTATCTGAACCAGTTGTTCCAGCGCACCTTCGCGGTGGCGAAGGAAGTGCGCAGTACCACGGAGATCGGGGCCCAATCGGTTTCCATGGCCGCCGCGGCCGTGCGGCTCGCGCAGCGCATTTTCGACAAGGTGGCCAACCAGCGCGTGCTGTTCATCGGCGCGGGCGAGATGATCGAGCTGTGCGCGACCCACTTCGCGGCCCAGCAGCCGCGCGAGCTGGTGGTGGCAAACCGCACCGCCGAGCGCGGCGCGCGGCTCGCCGAACGCTTCAACGGCCGGGCCATCCCCCTGGCGGATTTGCCGGCACGCATGCACGAGTTCGACATCATCGTCTCGTGCACGGCGTCCACCTTGCCGATCATCGGCCTCGGCGCAGTCGAACGTGCTGTGAAAGCGCGCCGCCACCGGCCCATTTTCATGGTCGATCTGGCCGTGCCGCGCGACATTGAACCCGAAGTCGGCAAGCTCGAAGACGTGTTTCTCTATACCGTCGACGACCTCGGCGCCATCGTGCGCGAAGGCAATGCCTCGCGCCAGGCGGCCGTCGCCCAGGCCGAAGCGATCATCGAAACGCGCGTGCAGAACTTCATGCAGTGGCTCGACGCGCGCAGCATCGTGCCGGTGATCCGCCATATGCACACCCAGGCCGACCTGCTGCGCCGCGCCGAAGTCGAACGCGCGCAAAAGGCGCTCGCCCGCGGCGACGATCCGGCCGCCGTGATCGAAGCCCTTTCGCAAGCGCTGACCAACAAGCTGATCCATGGTCCGACGCACGCACTCAATCGCGCCAGCAGTGAGAATCGCGATAAGCTCATCGAACTGATGGGCGGTTTCTACAAACACTCCGACTCTTCGGAACGTTAG
- a CDS encoding Hsp70 family protein — MTYCAIDFGTSNSAVAVPDGTALRLAPVEGAYTTLPTAVFFNTDENTTGYGRAALEAYIDGFDGRLMRSMKSILGSPLAENSTDLGDGSAIKYTDVIAIFVDHLKRSAEASAGSPISRAVLGRPVFFVDDDPRADQLAQQQLEAAARSVGLKEIHFQYEPIAAAFDYESHLTAEGLVLVADIGGGTSDFSLVRVGPERVKRAERKDDVLAHHGVHVAGTDFDRRVELATILRELGYQTLDPEGREIPNRVYFDLATWHLINTVYAPKRVSELVLMRHLFTETRHHDRLMRVVDRRLGHALAAHAEEAKIGVAAGGETMIDLELVEEDLRLAFDEAQLIKAGHDETLRIVQAARDTVQAAGVAPRDVGAIYFTGGSTGLAFLSGALSAAFPDARPVFGDRLASVATGLGIHARRLFG; from the coding sequence ATGACCTATTGCGCGATTGACTTTGGCACCTCGAATTCGGCAGTTGCCGTGCCTGACGGCACAGCGCTACGGCTTGCGCCGGTCGAAGGTGCATACACCACGCTGCCCACCGCCGTCTTCTTCAATACCGACGAGAACACTACCGGCTACGGCCGCGCGGCGCTCGAAGCGTATATCGACGGCTTCGACGGCCGGCTGATGCGCTCGATGAAGAGCATCCTCGGCTCGCCGCTGGCGGAAAACTCGACCGACCTCGGCGACGGCTCGGCCATCAAGTACACCGACGTGATCGCGATTTTCGTCGATCACCTGAAGCGTTCCGCCGAAGCCAGCGCCGGCAGTCCGATCAGCCGTGCGGTGCTGGGCCGCCCGGTATTCTTCGTTGACGATGATCCACGCGCCGACCAGCTTGCGCAACAGCAACTGGAAGCTGCCGCGCGTTCGGTGGGCCTGAAGGAGATTCACTTCCAGTACGAGCCGATTGCCGCAGCGTTCGACTACGAGTCGCATCTGACGGCAGAAGGGCTGGTGCTGGTGGCCGACATCGGCGGCGGCACGTCGGACTTCTCGCTGGTGCGAGTCGGGCCGGAGCGCGTAAAGCGCGCCGAGCGCAAGGACGACGTGCTGGCGCATCACGGCGTGCACGTCGCCGGTACGGACTTCGACCGCCGGGTCGAGCTCGCCACCATCCTGCGGGAACTGGGCTATCAGACGCTGGATCCGGAAGGGCGCGAGATTCCGAACCGGGTCTATTTCGACCTCGCCACATGGCACCTGATCAACACGGTCTACGCCCCCAAGCGGGTCAGCGAACTGGTGCTGATGCGGCATCTGTTTACCGAGACCCGCCACCACGACCGCCTGATGCGGGTGGTCGACCGCCGTTTGGGGCACGCGCTGGCGGCGCATGCCGAAGAGGCGAAGATCGGCGTCGCCGCGGGCGGCGAGACCATGATCGATCTGGAGCTGGTGGAAGAAGATTTGCGGCTCGCCTTCGACGAGGCGCAACTGATCAAGGCGGGGCACGACGAGACGCTGCGCATCGTGCAGGCGGCGCGGGATACCGTGCAGGCGGCCGGCGTGGCGCCCCGCGACGTGGGCGCGATTTACTTCACCGGCGGTTCGACCGGCCTCGCGTTTCTTTCCGGGGCGCTGTCCGCTGCGTTTCCGGATGCGCGGCCGGTGTTCGGCGATCGCCTCGCCAGCGTCGCCACGGGCCTCGGCATTCACGCGCGGCGGCTGTTCGGTTAA
- a CDS encoding UbiX family flavin prenyltransferase — translation METRAAAPRRLIIAITGATGAIYGVRLLETLRKLGGVESHLLISSAGWLNIQHELQLSKEDLHALADVVHSVRDVGASIASGSFTTDGMIVAPCSMKTLASVAHGLSDNLITRAADVTLKERRRLVLMVRETPFNLAHLRNMTAVTEMGGIVFPPLPAFYNQPASIDEMVDHTVERVLDLFALGPALAAAWPGLRDASAE, via the coding sequence ATGGAAACACGCGCTGCGGCGCCTCGCCGGCTGATCATCGCGATCACCGGCGCAACGGGCGCCATCTACGGCGTCCGTTTGCTTGAAACGCTGCGCAAACTGGGCGGAGTGGAAAGCCACCTGCTGATCTCCAGCGCCGGCTGGCTCAACATCCAGCACGAACTCCAGCTCAGCAAAGAAGACCTGCATGCGCTCGCGGATGTCGTCCATTCGGTGCGCGACGTGGGCGCGAGCATCGCATCCGGCTCGTTTACGACCGACGGCATGATCGTCGCGCCCTGCTCGATGAAAACCTTGGCCAGCGTCGCACACGGCCTGTCGGACAATCTGATCACCCGCGCCGCCGACGTCACGCTCAAGGAGCGCCGCCGCCTCGTGCTGATGGTGCGCGAAACACCGTTTAACCTCGCGCATCTGCGCAACATGACCGCCGTCACCGAAATGGGCGGCATCGTCTTTCCGCCGCTGCCCGCCTTCTACAACCAGCCGGCCTCGATCGACGAAATGGTCGATCACACCGTCGAGCGCGTGCTGGACCTGTTCGCGCTGGGACCGGCGCTCGCGGCAGCATGGCCGGGACTGCGCGACGCGTCAGCCGAATAA
- a CDS encoding DODA-type extradiol aromatic ring-opening family dioxygenase, protein MTRLPSLFLSHGAPTLPIDPSMPRAEFAALSTQVPRPEAILMLSAHWGTAQPLASTADRPETIHDFYGFPRQLYEIQYPAPGAPDVARRAAVLLNEHGLVADTQSHGLDHGAWVPMLLMFPHADVPVAQLSIQPHRDAAHHFRVGRALRALKDDGVMVIGSGQITHNLRAADFSARPEDADPRVLEFTDWFETKLAAHDTDALLDYRLQAPHAALMHPTDEHLLPVFAALGAADDDYTLGIQSLGTYQKALAMTNYVFGTA, encoded by the coding sequence ATGACCCGCTTGCCGTCGCTGTTCCTGTCTCACGGCGCTCCCACGCTGCCGATCGATCCGTCCATGCCACGAGCCGAATTCGCCGCGCTCTCCACCCAGGTGCCGCGTCCTGAAGCCATCCTGATGCTGTCGGCTCATTGGGGCACCGCCCAGCCGCTGGCGAGCACGGCCGACCGGCCGGAGACGATTCACGACTTTTACGGCTTTCCCCGCCAGCTGTATGAGATCCAGTACCCGGCGCCGGGTGCGCCGGATGTCGCGCGACGGGCCGCCGTGCTGCTCAACGAGCACGGGCTGGTGGCCGACACCCAGTCGCACGGTCTCGATCACGGCGCGTGGGTGCCCATGCTGCTGATGTTTCCGCACGCGGATGTGCCGGTGGCTCAGTTGTCGATCCAGCCGCATAGGGACGCCGCTCATCACTTTCGCGTCGGTCGTGCCTTGCGGGCGCTGAAGGATGACGGCGTGATGGTGATCGGCTCCGGCCAGATCACGCACAATCTGCGCGCCGCCGACTTCTCCGCCCGGCCGGAAGACGCCGACCCGCGCGTCTTGGAATTCACCGACTGGTTCGAAACGAAGCTGGCCGCGCACGATACCGACGCGCTGCTCGACTATCGGCTCCAGGCGCCGCACGCGGCGCTGATGCACCCGACCGACGAGCATCTGCTGCCGGTGTTCGCCGCGCTCGGCGCTGCGGACGACGACTACACGCTCGGGATCCAGTCGCTCGGGACGTATCAGAAGGCGCTGGCGATGACGAACTACGTGTTCGGCACGGCGTAA
- the prfA gene encoding peptide chain release factor 1 — protein MKTSMQSKLDQLTTRLAELNDLLSREDITANLDQYRKLTREHAELGPVVEHYALWRQASNDALTAQELLADASMRDFAEDEIRAARERMDKLGAELQKMLLPKDPNDDRNIFLEIRAGTGGDESALFAGDLLRMYLRFAERNRWTVEMMSASESDLGGYKEAIVRIAGEAAYSKLKFESGGHRVQRVPATETQGRIHTSACTVAVMPEADEIGEVEINPADLRIDTFRASGAGGQHINKTDSAVRVTHLPTGIVVECQDDRSQHKNKDRALKVLAARIKDKQYHEQHAKEAATRKSLIGSGDRSERIRTYNFPQGRLTDHRINLTLYRLESIMDGDLDELIAALVSEHQAELLASLGDAD, from the coding sequence ATGAAAACGAGCATGCAAAGCAAGCTCGACCAGCTCACTACCCGGCTGGCCGAACTGAACGACCTGTTGAGCCGCGAAGACATCACCGCGAATCTCGACCAATACCGCAAGCTCACGCGTGAGCACGCGGAGCTGGGGCCGGTGGTCGAACATTACGCGCTATGGCGCCAGGCCAGCAACGACGCGCTCACCGCGCAGGAACTGCTGGCCGACGCGTCGATGCGCGACTTCGCCGAAGACGAGATCCGCGCGGCACGCGAACGGATGGACAAGCTCGGCGCCGAACTGCAGAAAATGCTGCTGCCGAAAGACCCCAACGACGACCGCAACATCTTCCTCGAAATCCGCGCGGGCACCGGCGGCGACGAATCGGCGCTGTTCGCGGGCGATCTGCTGCGGATGTATCTGCGCTTCGCCGAACGCAACCGCTGGACGGTCGAAATGATGTCGGCGAGCGAATCGGATCTGGGCGGCTACAAGGAAGCAATCGTGCGAATCGCCGGCGAAGCGGCGTATTCGAAGCTCAAGTTCGAGTCCGGCGGCCACCGCGTGCAGCGCGTGCCGGCCACTGAAACCCAGGGCCGGATTCACACGTCCGCCTGCACGGTTGCGGTGATGCCCGAAGCGGATGAAATCGGCGAGGTCGAGATCAATCCCGCCGACTTGCGCATCGATACGTTCCGCGCCTCCGGCGCGGGCGGCCAGCACATCAACAAGACCGATTCGGCCGTGCGGGTCACGCACTTGCCCACCGGCATCGTCGTCGAATGTCAGGACGACCGCTCGCAGCACAAGAACAAGGACCGCGCGCTGAAGGTCCTCGCCGCGCGCATCAAGGACAAGCAGTACCACGAGCAGCACGCCAAGGAAGCCGCGACCCGCAAGAGCCTGATCGGCTCGGGCGACCGCTCCGAGCGCATTCGCACCTATAACTTCCCGCAAGGGCGGCTCACGGATCACCGTATCAACCTGACGCTGTATCGCCTCGAATCGATCATGGACGGCGATCTCGACGAACTGATCGCCGCCCTGGTCAGCGAGCATCAGGCCGAGCTGCTGGCCTCGCTCGGCGACGCGGACTAA
- the prmC gene encoding peptide chain release factor N(5)-glutamine methyltransferase has product MDNAAALLRASALPPLEARILLGHVLGWRRTELITRSDEPLDAALVARYQALAARRLAGEPVAQLVGAREFFGLEFEVTPDVLIPRPETELLVETALAALEGLTRPRVLDLGTGTGAIAVALASVRPDAQVWAVDRSADALAVATRNAARLLDATRHGGPLQLARSDWYDALDPALHFDVIVSNPPYIASGDPHLSEGDLRFEPRGALTDEADGLSAIRAIVADAPARFAERGGVLWLEHGYDQAAAVRTLLDQAGFSDVRSERDLAGIERISGGSWHANV; this is encoded by the coding sequence ATGGACAACGCCGCCGCCCTGTTACGCGCCTCCGCTTTGCCGCCGCTCGAAGCGCGCATCCTGCTCGGGCACGTGCTGGGCTGGCGCCGCACGGAGCTGATCACGCGCAGCGACGAGCCGCTCGACGCCGCGCTCGTGGCCCGCTATCAGGCGCTGGCAGCGCGGCGTCTGGCAGGCGAGCCCGTCGCGCAACTGGTCGGCGCGCGGGAGTTCTTCGGGCTCGAGTTCGAAGTCACGCCGGATGTGCTGATCCCGCGGCCAGAAACCGAATTGCTGGTCGAGACCGCGCTCGCCGCGCTCGAGGGCCTGACGCGGCCGCGGGTACTCGACCTCGGCACCGGCACCGGCGCGATTGCGGTCGCCCTTGCCTCGGTCAGGCCCGACGCGCAGGTCTGGGCCGTAGACCGCTCGGCCGACGCGCTGGCCGTCGCGACCCGCAACGCCGCGCGGCTACTGGATGCGACACGTCACGGCGGCCCGCTGCAGTTGGCGCGCAGCGACTGGTACGACGCGCTCGATCCCGCCCTGCACTTTGACGTGATCGTCAGCAATCCGCCGTATATCGCCAGTGGCGACCCGCATCTGTCCGAAGGCGATCTGCGCTTCGAACCGCGCGGCGCGTTGACCGACGAAGCCGACGGCTTAAGCGCGATCCGCGCCATCGTCGCCGATGCGCCCGCGCGCTTCGCGGAGCGCGGCGGCGTGCTCTGGCTCGAACACGGCTACGATCAGGCCGCCGCGGTACGCACCCTGCTCGACCAGGCAGGCTTCTCCGACGTGCGCTCGGAGCGCGATCTTGCCGGCATCGAACGGATCAGCGGCGGTTCGTGGCACGCGAACGTGTGA
- the grxD gene encoding Grx4 family monothiol glutaredoxin has protein sequence MDTQQRIKQIVDENAVVLFMKGTAQFPMCGFSGRAIQILKACGVDTIKTVNVLEDDEVRQGIKEFSNWPTIPQLYVKGEFIGGSDIMMEMYQNGELQQLFAAA, from the coding sequence ATGGATACGCAACAACGCATCAAGCAAATCGTCGACGAAAATGCCGTCGTCCTCTTCATGAAGGGTACTGCGCAGTTTCCGATGTGCGGCTTTTCGGGCCGCGCCATTCAGATCCTGAAGGCGTGCGGCGTCGACACGATCAAGACCGTCAACGTCCTCGAAGACGACGAAGTCCGCCAGGGCATCAAGGAATTCTCCAACTGGCCGACCATTCCGCAGCTCTACGTGAAGGGCGAGTTCATCGGCGGCTCGGACATCATGATGGAGATGTATCAGAACGGCGAACTGCAGCAACTGTTTGCTGCAGCCTGA
- a CDS encoding APC family permease, with the protein MKGSIQRNIGPFALLLTGLGSIIGSGWLFGAWKAAKIAGPAAICAWIIGAVVILAIALTYAELGAMFPESGGMVRYARYSHGALVGFISAWANWIAIVSVIPIEAEASIQYMSTWPYPWAHALFVNGSLTTNGLLLSAILVIIYFMLNYWGVKLFARANTTITIFKFLIPAATIAGLMATGFHHENFGEASTFAPYGWSAVFTAVATSGIVFAFNGFQSPINLAGEARNPSRSVPFAVIGSILLALVIYVLLQIAYIGAVNPADVLKGWSHFSFASPFAELALALNLNWLAFLLYVDAFVSPSGTGTTYMATTSRMIYAMERNNTMPKMFGNVHPIYGVPRQAMWFNLLVSFIFLFFFRGWSSLAAVISVATVISYLTGPISLMALRRAATDLDRPLHIPGMKIIAPFAFVCASMVLFWAKWPLTGEIILLMIVALPVYFYFQAKSGFAGYQRDLKAAWWLVAYLPVMAILSLIGSKQFGGHNILPYGWDMLVVAVVALGFYYWGVNAGYRSDYLDERQVHDEVLEGMGAH; encoded by the coding sequence GTGAAAGGTTCTATTCAACGGAACATTGGCCCGTTCGCGCTGTTGCTGACCGGCCTGGGTTCGATCATCGGATCGGGCTGGCTGTTCGGCGCGTGGAAAGCGGCAAAAATTGCAGGCCCGGCAGCCATTTGCGCCTGGATCATCGGCGCCGTGGTGATTCTGGCGATTGCACTGACCTACGCCGAGCTTGGCGCCATGTTCCCCGAGTCGGGCGGCATGGTGCGCTACGCGCGCTATTCGCACGGCGCGCTTGTCGGCTTCATCAGCGCATGGGCCAACTGGATCGCCATCGTCTCGGTGATTCCGATTGAAGCAGAAGCGTCGATTCAATACATGAGTACCTGGCCGTATCCATGGGCGCATGCATTGTTCGTCAATGGGTCATTAACCACTAATGGGTTATTACTCTCGGCGATCCTCGTCATTATCTATTTCATGCTGAACTATTGGGGTGTGAAGCTGTTTGCGCGCGCCAATACGACAATCACGATCTTCAAGTTTCTGATTCCCGCCGCAACGATTGCCGGCCTGATGGCCACGGGTTTCCATCACGAGAACTTCGGCGAGGCGAGCACCTTCGCTCCGTACGGCTGGTCGGCGGTGTTCACGGCGGTGGCGACGAGCGGTATCGTGTTCGCGTTCAACGGTTTCCAGAGCCCGATCAACCTGGCTGGCGAAGCGCGTAACCCGTCGCGCAGCGTGCCGTTCGCGGTGATTGGCTCGATCCTGCTGGCGCTGGTGATCTACGTGCTGCTGCAGATTGCGTATATCGGCGCGGTGAATCCGGCTGACGTGCTGAAGGGCTGGAGCCACTTCAGCTTTGCGTCGCCGTTCGCCGAACTGGCGCTTGCACTGAACCTGAACTGGCTGGCGTTCCTGCTGTACGTCGACGCGTTCGTCAGCCCGAGCGGCACGGGCACGACCTACATGGCGACGACGAGCCGCATGATCTACGCCATGGAACGCAACAACACCATGCCGAAGATGTTCGGCAACGTGCACCCGATCTACGGCGTGCCGCGTCAGGCGATGTGGTTCAACCTGCTGGTTTCGTTCATCTTCCTGTTCTTCTTCCGCGGCTGGAGCTCGCTGGCGGCCGTGATTTCGGTGGCGACGGTGATTTCGTACCTGACGGGTCCGATCAGCCTGATGGCGCTGCGCCGCGCGGCAACCGATCTGGACCGTCCGCTGCATATCCCCGGCATGAAGATCATTGCGCCGTTCGCTTTCGTCTGCGCGTCGATGGTGCTGTTCTGGGCGAAGTGGCCGCTGACGGGCGAAATCATCCTGCTGATGATCGTCGCGCTGCCGGTGTACTTCTACTTCCAGGCGAAGTCGGGCTTTGCCGGCTATCAGCGCGACCTGAAGGCCGCGTGGTGGCTGGTGGCTTACTTGCCGGTGATGGCGATCCTGTCGCTGATCGGCAGCAAGCAGTTCGGCGGCCATAACATCCTGCCGTACGGCTGGGACATGCTGGTTGTGGCCGTGGTTGCGCTGGGTTTCTATTACTGGGGCGTGAACGCGGGCTATCGCAGCGACTACCTCGATGAGCGTCAGGTCCATGACGAAGTACTCGAAGGGATGGGCGCGCATTAA